Proteins from one Panicum virgatum strain AP13 chromosome 7K, P.virgatum_v5, whole genome shotgun sequence genomic window:
- the LOC120642415 gene encoding UPF0481 protein At3g47200-like, producing MVAVFNKDVLSWYLITIKLREAVDANLQKSPPPPQEQQQRGLPLPLTNGAAPPPPPPPLQRQPEQERAPRSRAQSPAHSPKPQDSEWVISIRGKLAQARAEEAACPWARLSVYRVPRCLRDGDERAYTPQAVSIGPLHHGRRRLREMDRHKWRALHHVLKRAGHDVTAYLGAVRALEDRVRACYEGRAARMGSNELAECLVLDGTFVLELFRGALDGGKGFVDDLGYSRHDPIFAMSGAMHAVRNDMILLENQIPLFVLDLLLGIQLGHPEQTGAVASLAVRFFDPLMPTDAPLLRKDRSKLELSIGAAEAAAAFDPLSDPMLHCLDVFRRSLLRAGLQPMPPPPARLWLKKWSGLRRVADKRRQQFVHCVSELREAGIRCRRHNTDRFWDIKFDDGVLQIPRILIYDGTKSLFLNLIAFEQCHMDIATPGGNNITSYAIFMDNLINSAEDVKYLHDRGIIEHWLGSDAEVADLFNRLCDEVVFDINDSYLSGLSDQVNRYYEHKWSTWVASLKHNYFSNPWAIVSVVAAVFLLLLTTMQTFYSAYSYYSPPH from the coding sequence ATGGTCGCCGTCTTCAACAAGGACGTGCTGAGCTGGTACCTCATCACCATCAAGCTCAGGGAGGCCGTCGACGCCAACCTCCAgaagtccccgccgccgccgcaggagcagcagcagcggggcctgccgctgccgctcacgaacggcgccgcgccgccgccgccgccgccgccgctccagcgCCAGCCGGAGCAGGAGCGGGCGCCCCGGTCGCGGGCGCAGTCCCCGGCGCACAGCCCCAAGCCGCAGGACTCGGAATGGGTGATCTCCATCCGCGGGAAGCTGGCGCAGGCGCGCGCCGAGGAGGCGGCGTGCCCCTGGGCGCGCCTCTCCGTGTACCGCGTCCCGAGGTGCctccgcgacggcgacgagcgCGCCTACACGCCGCAGGCGGTGTCCATCGGCCCGCTCCACcacggccggcgccgcctgcGCGAGATGGACCGCCACAAGTGGCGCGCGCTGCACCACGTGCTCAAGCGCGCGGGCCACGACGTGACGGCGTACCTCGGCGCCGTGCGCGCGCTGGAGGACCGGGTGCGCGCCTGCTACGAGGGCCGCGCCGCCAGGATGGGGAGCAATGAGCTCGCCGAGTGCCTCGTCCTGGACGGGACCTTCGTGCTGGAGCTCTTCCGCGGCGCGCTGGACGGCGGGAAGGGGTTCGTCGACGACCTGGGCTACTCGCGGCACGACCCCATCTTCGCCATGAGCGGCGCGATGCACGCCGTGCGCAACGACATGATCCTGCTCGAGAACCAGATCCCGCTCTTCGTGCTGGACCTCCTGCTCGGGATCCAGCTCGGCCACCCGGAGCAGACGGGCGCCGTCGCCAGCCTCGCCGTGCGCTTCTTCGACCCGCTCATGCCCACCGACGCGCCGCTGCTCCGCAAGGACCGGTCCAAGCTGGAGTTGTCCAtcggcgccgccgaggccgcggcggcgttcgaCCCGCTGTCCGACCCCATGCTCCACTGCCTCGACGTGTTCCGGCGCAGCCTCCTGCGCGCCGGGCTGCAGCCCATGCCGCCTCCCCCCGCGCGGCTCTGGCTCAAGAAGTGGTCCGGGCTGCGCCGCGTGGCCGACAAGCGGCGGCAGCAGTTCGTGCACTGCGTGTCGGAGCTCCGGGAGGCCGGCATCCGGTGCCGGCGGCACAACACGGACCGGTTCTGGGACATCAAGTTCGACGACGGCGTGCTCCAGATCCCGCGCATCCTCATCTACGACGGCACCAAGTCGCTGTTCCTGAACCTGATCGCGTTCGAGCAGTGCCACATGGACATCGCCACCCCGGGCGGCAACAACATCACCTCCTACGCCATCTTCATGGACAACCTCATCAACTCGGCGGAGGACGTCAAGTACCTGCACGACCGCGGCATCATCGAGCACTGGCTCGGCAGCGACGCCGAGGTGGCCGACCTCTTCAACCGCCTCTGCGACGAGGTGGTGTTCGACATCAACGACAGCTACCTCTCCGGGCTGTCGGACCAGGTGAACAGGTACTACGAGCACAAGTGGAGCACGTGGGTGGCCAGCCTGAAGCACAACTACTTCAGCAATCCGTGGGCGATCGtctccgtcgtcgccgccgtgtTCCTGCTCCTGCTCACCACCATGCAGACCTTCTACAGCGCCTACAGCTACTACAGCCCGCCCCATTGA